The Rhodospirillales bacterium genome contains a region encoding:
- a CDS encoding arylesterase translates to MGRFVNRCVILICLICLILPGNALAETRTGTLRLLVLGDSLTSGHGLPAAQSFPNQLEAVLRARGHKLRVINGGVSGDTSAGGLARLDWTMMENPHGVIVELGANDGFRGMKPRTIRKNISAILDRLRSRKTPAMVVGMKAPRNMGKSYVQEFDRLYPSLAKEYGVVFYPFFLEGVALVPALNQKDGIHPNASGVAHIVRGILPMVETLLKQMKAASISQN, encoded by the coding sequence ATGGGTCGTTTTGTCAATCGGTGTGTCATCCTGATCTGCCTGATCTGCCTGATTTTGCCGGGAAACGCTTTGGCGGAAACCCGAACAGGGACTTTGCGCCTTTTGGTTTTGGGTGACAGCTTGACGTCAGGCCATGGATTGCCCGCAGCGCAGTCTTTTCCTAATCAATTGGAGGCGGTGCTTCGCGCACGCGGACATAAGCTGCGGGTTATTAATGGGGGTGTTTCTGGGGACACCAGTGCCGGTGGCCTTGCGCGGCTTGATTGGACCATGATGGAAAATCCCCATGGGGTCATTGTGGAGCTCGGTGCCAATGATGGCTTTCGGGGTATGAAACCCCGGACCATCCGGAAAAATATTTCTGCTATTTTGGACAGGCTTCGATCCCGGAAAACACCAGCAATGGTGGTGGGCATGAAAGCGCCGCGTAATATGGGAAAATCATACGTGCAGGAATTTGATCGCTTGTATCCTTCATTGGCAAAAGAATACGGGGTGGTGTTTTATCCCTTTTTTCTGGAAGGCGTTGCCTTGGTGCCGGCACTGAACCAGAAAGATGGCATTCATCCAAACGCATCGGGCGTGGCGCACATTGTCCGGGGCATTTTACCTATGGTCGAAACATTGCTGAAGCAAATGAAGGCGGCATCAATCAGCCAGAATTAA